One Legionella hackeliae DNA segment encodes these proteins:
- a CDS encoding outer membrane protein, which produces MQKKVIGMTVAGILIFNVLYAENATTSNPPSDNTDTNQHYPFYIELGSGVSFSSRAGISADTSFWDASPQGYNADLGNAPLFTAGLGYRVNNWFSFDITATNRSLYSYKKFQASTATSTINFQGNKTRFFDLSSNAVMLNSTLYGRALADHLLMHVTSNSTLEPILGAGIGTSYNTVSDFHSVLANSNTVASIMQDNSRYAFAYQLMAGMEWQYKRLSVDVGYQYFDGGRFETNNYVFASSTPLIAPPWTGHLKTNEIFAAIKVAV; this is translated from the coding sequence ATGCAAAAAAAAGTCATCGGAATGACAGTAGCAGGTATTTTAATATTCAACGTTTTATATGCTGAAAACGCAACAACTTCTAACCCACCGTCGGACAACACGGATACCAATCAACATTATCCTTTTTATATTGAGCTCGGTAGCGGAGTTTCTTTTTCTAGCCGTGCTGGCATTTCTGCAGATACTAGTTTTTGGGATGCAAGCCCACAGGGTTACAATGCAGATTTGGGCAATGCTCCTTTGTTTACAGCTGGACTTGGCTATCGTGTTAATAACTGGTTCAGCTTTGATATCACCGCAACGAATCGGAGTCTATATTCTTATAAAAAGTTCCAAGCATCGACTGCTACTAGTACCATAAATTTCCAAGGAAACAAAACTCGTTTTTTTGATCTGAGCAGTAATGCTGTCATGTTGAATAGTACTTTATATGGCAGGGCCCTGGCCGATCATTTGCTTATGCACGTGACGTCGAACAGCACCTTAGAGCCGATACTAGGTGCTGGTATTGGTACATCTTATAATACTGTGAGCGATTTCCACTCTGTACTGGCAAATTCTAATACAGTGGCCTCCATCATGCAGGATAATTCTAGATATGCTTTCGCCTATCAATTAATGGCAGGAATGGAATGGCAATACAAACGACTAAGTGTAGATGTAGGTTATCAATATTTTGATGGAGGCAGATTTGAAACCAACAACTATGTTTTTGCTTCTAGTACTCCTTTGATTGCTCCTCCTTGGACAGGTCATTTAAAAACCAATGAAATTTTTGCAGCAATAAAAGTTGCAGTTTAA
- a CDS encoding DUF3429 domain-containing protein, whose translation MNEKNILTARVLTYAGIIPFLFLGIAVALHASRLDYSLALFAYGAVIISFLCGIHWAIFLFFSQNCSRNLLFQSNFISLLAWLSVLPVMSYLTFALQILCFLYLLILDLELYRNKVIPSWFFQLRLKATIVVALLLFITACYT comes from the coding sequence ATGAATGAAAAAAATATCCTGACCGCGCGGGTCCTCACTTACGCAGGTATTATCCCTTTTTTGTTTTTGGGGATTGCAGTTGCTCTACACGCTAGCCGCTTAGATTATAGTTTAGCTTTATTTGCATACGGAGCAGTCATTATCTCATTCCTTTGCGGAATCCATTGGGCGATATTCTTATTTTTTTCGCAAAATTGTTCACGCAATCTCTTGTTTCAGAGCAATTTTATAAGCTTACTCGCATGGTTGTCGGTACTACCGGTTATGTCTTATTTAACTTTCGCGCTTCAGATTTTATGTTTTCTGTATCTACTTATTCTTGACCTGGAGCTTTATCGCAACAAAGTTATTCCATCATGGTTTTTTCAGTTACGTCTTAAAGCGACAATAGTTGTTGCTTTGCTGCTTTTCATTACGGCGTGCTACACATGA
- a CDS encoding LexA family transcriptional regulator produces MYDAINKFDLLFLCVLLIKDEEIINKHESCMNYIGINLKKLLQEENISENEFSKRIGIPQQMINRIISGENQNPKLSTITPIANYFKIPLQELISNANCDSTSSRITLTPNKIPYITLEEIKEHGIGNAILHAKKFITIDLDKSKNYFATTMNDNSMEPKFSKGTILVFDKEKEPNNGDFCLLKCEDKHYVFRQIMINSTNKKFIKCLNPTSHEYNIIPLPINIYVLATLLESRTLF; encoded by the coding sequence GTGTATGACGCAATAAATAAATTTGATCTTTTATTTTTATGTGTATTATTAATAAAAGACGAAGAAATAATAAATAAACATGAGAGCTGTATGAACTATATTGGAATTAATCTAAAAAAACTTTTACAAGAAGAAAATATTAGTGAAAATGAATTTTCAAAAAGAATTGGAATACCTCAACAAATGATTAACAGAATAATCTCTGGAGAAAATCAAAATCCAAAATTATCGACAATAACACCAATTGCAAATTATTTTAAAATTCCTCTTCAAGAGTTAATTTCTAATGCTAATTGTGATTCAACGAGTTCTCGCATAACTCTTACCCCAAATAAAATACCCTATATAACACTGGAAGAAATCAAAGAGCATGGTATTGGTAATGCTATCTTACATGCCAAAAAATTTATTACTATAGATTTGGATAAAAGTAAAAACTATTTTGCCACTACTATGAACGACAACTCTATGGAACCCAAATTTTCAAAAGGAACCATTCTTGTATTTGATAAAGAAAAAGAACCCAACAATGGCGATTTTTGCTTATTAAAATGCGAAGACAAACATTATGTATTTCGTCAGATAATGATAAATTCAACGAATAAAAAATTCATAAAATGTCTCAATCCAACCAGTCATGAATATAATATAATTCCTCTACCTATTAATATCTATGTTTTAGCGACATTACTTGAATCAAGGACTTTGTTTTAA
- a CDS encoding MFS transporter: protein MIKKKILISSLGNTIEWFDFGLFIFMAPIIGAKFFPQASDGNATIEALMVFAAGFLFRPLGGIFFGYFGDTRGRAKTLRISILTITLSTFLLGVIPSYEEIGLTAPIVFILLRLIQGVSIGGEYSGIIIYLAESAPLNKRGFITSFAAMGANLGFLLATVTLLFLHLFFSEETITNWAWRLPFLLIGLPGSLIIYYRFKLSETPVYSQLQKKHRLVSIPFITAIKFAPHQLLKILGLTCMGSTFYYVFFAYIPNYLEHYIGFSLSNALTIESLMLIIMLFTVPLAGLCGDFFTRKKMLIITSVAIIFLVLPCFYLLQFKSVITTLISLGTATILSSLEQGNTLAAIVENCPENIRYSGIAFSYNLGNALFGGSTPLVVTLLTEKMGLITPAYYLIFMAAMTLIAATTLLSNNQFLGPIRNSTRSRMQMNS from the coding sequence TTGATAAAAAAGAAAATACTCATTTCAAGTCTTGGCAATACCATAGAATGGTTTGATTTTGGACTTTTTATTTTTATGGCACCTATAATCGGTGCTAAATTTTTTCCACAAGCATCCGATGGTAATGCAACCATAGAGGCTTTAATGGTATTTGCCGCTGGTTTTCTTTTTCGACCACTAGGTGGTATTTTTTTTGGTTATTTTGGAGATACTCGCGGTCGTGCAAAAACATTAAGAATTTCTATCTTAACCATCACACTCTCAACTTTTTTGCTTGGTGTTATTCCATCCTATGAAGAGATAGGATTGACTGCCCCAATCGTATTCATTCTACTTCGATTAATACAGGGTGTATCTATTGGTGGGGAATACAGTGGAATAATAATCTACCTTGCCGAATCAGCCCCGCTTAACAAACGTGGTTTTATCACAAGTTTTGCAGCAATGGGGGCGAATTTAGGTTTTTTATTAGCTACAGTTACATTACTGTTTCTACATTTGTTTTTTAGCGAAGAGACAATTACCAATTGGGCATGGCGCTTGCCATTTCTCCTTATAGGGCTACCAGGCTCATTAATCATTTACTATCGTTTTAAATTATCTGAAACACCAGTTTATTCACAATTGCAAAAAAAACATCGCCTTGTGTCCATCCCCTTTATTACAGCTATCAAATTTGCTCCCCACCAGTTACTGAAAATTTTAGGACTTACTTGCATGGGCTCAACATTTTATTATGTTTTTTTTGCGTATATACCAAATTATTTAGAACACTATATTGGATTTTCATTGTCTAACGCTCTGACCATTGAGAGTTTGATGCTAATTATCATGTTGTTTACTGTTCCTTTGGCAGGTCTGTGTGGTGATTTTTTCACCCGAAAAAAGATGCTAATAATCACCTCAGTAGCTATTATATTTTTGGTTTTACCCTGTTTTTATTTACTGCAGTTCAAATCCGTAATAACAACGCTAATATCTTTAGGCACTGCAACGATTCTAAGCTCATTAGAACAAGGCAATACTCTAGCCGCTATTGTTGAAAATTGTCCTGAGAACATTCGCTACAGCGGCATCGCATTTTCTTATAACTTAGGAAATGCTTTATTTGGTGGCAGTACGCCATTGGTTGTTACTTTACTCACAGAAAAGATGGGCCTTATCACACCCGCTTATTATCTAATTTTTATGGCAGCGATGACTTTGATTGCCGCTACAACATTACTCAGCAATAACCAGTTTTTGGGACCTATTCGCAATTCTACGCGTTCTAGAATGCAAATGAATTCTTGA
- a CDS encoding response regulator transcription factor: MKEVPYILSLAYKKQIEEACIPLRQMGLKHFAMYLIFNDGSLLILSNVFPIILSYYQDALYKEDYTYTSRMTDSSHGDHYLCDEVEFVSSRLKKILNEQYNLHPTYNIIRRSAECTFVFSAIRDMPTNSEQFYKKTIRAFENFCIHFVDKFLELITYCNSKYRYSFILTNKAHRHAVIKGGYSEKESIPLREQECLWLAAQGKTVKQIAQVLKISPYTVEKYLKHTREVFNCSSLIEAVVEGIHRGMIGKVNLNKKVEYSEKRVNFARPIVIPMAS, encoded by the coding sequence ATGAAAGAAGTACCCTATATTTTAAGTTTGGCTTATAAGAAGCAAATAGAAGAAGCTTGTATCCCTTTAAGACAAATGGGGCTGAAGCATTTTGCGATGTATCTGATATTTAATGATGGTAGCTTGTTAATTTTATCAAATGTTTTTCCGATTATTCTTTCTTATTACCAAGACGCTTTATATAAAGAAGATTATACCTATACTTCCAGGATGACAGATTCTAGTCATGGGGATCATTATTTATGTGATGAAGTGGAATTTGTATCTTCCAGACTCAAAAAAATATTAAACGAACAATATAATCTACATCCTACATATAACATTATAAGACGCAGTGCTGAGTGTACTTTTGTATTTAGTGCCATACGTGACATGCCTACAAATTCGGAGCAATTTTATAAAAAGACGATTCGCGCTTTTGAAAATTTTTGTATACATTTTGTCGATAAATTTCTTGAACTAATTACTTATTGTAACTCCAAGTACCGATACTCGTTTATTTTAACGAATAAAGCTCATCGACATGCAGTAATCAAAGGTGGGTATTCAGAAAAAGAATCCATTCCTCTTCGTGAGCAAGAGTGTTTATGGCTTGCTGCGCAAGGCAAAACGGTAAAACAGATTGCTCAGGTGCTTAAAATTAGTCCTTATACAGTCGAGAAATACTTAAAGCATACTCGTGAAGTATTTAATTGTAGTTCTCTTATTGAGGCTGTAGTGGAAGGTATTCACAGAGGGATGATTGGTAAAGTAAATTTAAATAAAAAAGTAGAATATTCAGAGAAGAGAGTAAATTTTGCAAGACCAATAGTTATACCCATGGCGAGTTAG
- a CDS encoding NADAR family protein: MGGQLYLNNGQTPNRSNVCVSGYQRGKENFALSNFDDNEGKGYKFLDPHLGEIWFPTSEHYLHFQKLTPKAKEDKLRDWQDQKSPGEILRGIRDKNNKYFISSDMSAYYVDENKPFDNEKWDNEKKSVQMQINAAKYQQSEKFRESIHKAIELGRAFGDKNGPATIIEDTSSLASGQRVEEEWGTGPGGNGKNILGNSQTAFAMMVEKGLISAKSPLLPLDTFKTNTIKDFYTTADNQYKNGVQRSLQVVRKQSGKDMGLNQPDTSDLDGSLVQTVSLKNMKIEASSFSTHPKPSQMPLSEQKPYQQIINANQQQSYDSLPTKFNIFVNKYGNTVIERYKNANLQLYYKPGQTPGKDTPHVLYRDDQNSSWKPGDIRHPSAKNLLQDYQKTITLQSQNNIQKQSSQQQVRETGLEYVTKSLKNITFGYALQSVQLDRDKNIPHKHVVKINFNTRKEAEAFRDKHFSQPTPSPIDGNTVIIGEDKARYFFKNIKIENYGRHNPRETMSVLIDEFKMHQSAQSIPSMRSPTSSQVVSNNNSISQNNSVWSALKINPFEVNFKEKNGTAISAEAQAKTILNEVSRIHKEEGAKVVGITYSANQAQTEEILKTYANGGWKTNTQGSNQAAVIQKIEELLATDEYKHLQNVYRTVPITTMKYQNGQAAPADNSSVEESLRKASEFMSNGGVLLGWKNQTTPQGLAIGGGVAASVQTPEQKKMINDWIQNPASMLPSGTLTKLYKEKLHSHQSSDNLMKVYFPDDFIGGFIEHDIPMEIDKYLDRTMHDIIKKYYPGEDYSGHVLHTLAYHFTQKSLEKREEKVGPLQLKEIGQGLSDFSKSNGLNLDHKLVKELSEEFFKVQNMAYEHQASLRMGI, from the coding sequence ATGGGTGGACAGCTTTACCTTAACAATGGCCAGACACCGAATCGAAGTAACGTCTGTGTTTCCGGTTATCAAAGAGGCAAAGAGAATTTTGCTCTGAGTAACTTTGATGATAATGAGGGTAAAGGCTATAAATTTCTCGACCCACATCTCGGAGAAATTTGGTTTCCAACCTCAGAGCACTACCTGCATTTTCAAAAATTAACACCTAAGGCTAAAGAAGATAAATTAAGAGACTGGCAAGATCAAAAAAGCCCAGGAGAAATTCTTAGGGGTATAAGGGATAAAAATAATAAATATTTTATTAGCTCCGATATGTCTGCATACTACGTAGATGAGAATAAACCTTTTGACAATGAAAAGTGGGATAATGAAAAAAAATCTGTTCAGATGCAAATTAATGCGGCCAAATATCAACAATCTGAAAAGTTCCGAGAAAGTATTCATAAAGCAATTGAGTTAGGGCGGGCATTTGGAGATAAAAACGGGCCTGCCACGATTATTGAAGATACCAGTAGTCTTGCGAGTGGTCAAAGAGTAGAGGAAGAGTGGGGGACTGGCCCAGGAGGAAATGGAAAAAATATTCTAGGTAACTCACAAACAGCCTTCGCAATGATGGTAGAAAAGGGGCTAATTAGCGCCAAATCTCCCTTGCTACCTCTAGACACATTTAAGACGAATACGATAAAAGACTTCTATACGACTGCTGACAATCAATATAAAAATGGTGTTCAGAGATCATTACAGGTGGTTAGAAAACAATCAGGAAAGGATATGGGTCTTAATCAGCCCGATACAAGCGATTTGGATGGCTCGCTAGTGCAGACGGTTTCTTTAAAAAATATGAAGATTGAGGCAAGTAGTTTTTCAACTCATCCTAAACCATCCCAGATGCCACTTAGTGAGCAAAAACCATATCAGCAAATAATAAATGCCAATCAACAGCAAAGCTATGATTCATTGCCAACAAAATTTAATATTTTTGTTAATAAGTATGGTAATACAGTGATTGAGCGATATAAAAATGCGAATCTTCAATTATATTACAAACCAGGTCAAACCCCAGGAAAGGATACGCCACATGTCCTTTATCGAGATGACCAAAACTCCAGTTGGAAACCTGGCGATATACGACATCCAAGCGCCAAAAATTTACTTCAGGACTACCAAAAAACAATAACTCTACAATCGCAAAATAATATCCAGAAACAATCTAGCCAACAGCAGGTACGAGAAACTGGGTTGGAATATGTGACCAAAAGCCTAAAAAATATTACTTTCGGATATGCTCTTCAATCTGTTCAGTTAGACAGAGATAAGAATATACCACATAAGCATGTAGTTAAGATAAATTTTAATACGCGAAAAGAAGCGGAAGCTTTTAGAGATAAGCATTTTAGTCAACCAACACCATCACCAATTGATGGTAATACTGTAATTATTGGAGAAGATAAAGCGAGGTATTTCTTTAAGAACATCAAGATTGAAAATTATGGTAGGCATAATCCACGAGAAACTATGAGTGTATTGATTGATGAGTTCAAAATGCACCAATCAGCTCAATCAATTCCGTCGATGAGATCGCCAACATCATCCCAAGTCGTAAGTAACAATAATAGTATTTCCCAAAATAATAGCGTATGGTCAGCACTAAAAATAAATCCATTTGAGGTTAATTTCAAAGAAAAAAACGGTACAGCTATTTCGGCTGAAGCCCAAGCAAAAACGATACTCAATGAAGTAAGTAGAATACACAAAGAAGAAGGGGCCAAAGTTGTTGGCATAACTTATTCTGCTAATCAGGCTCAAACAGAAGAGATTTTAAAAACTTATGCAAACGGCGGTTGGAAAACCAATACACAGGGCTCCAATCAAGCGGCGGTAATTCAGAAAATCGAAGAGTTATTGGCAACAGATGAATACAAACATTTACAGAATGTCTATCGAACTGTTCCTATCACCACAATGAAATACCAAAATGGTCAAGCAGCACCTGCAGACAATTCTTCAGTGGAGGAAAGTCTTAGGAAAGCTTCGGAATTTATGTCAAATGGGGGCGTATTATTAGGCTGGAAAAATCAAACTACTCCACAAGGATTAGCCATCGGTGGAGGTGTCGCTGCCTCAGTGCAAACCCCAGAGCAAAAAAAGATGATTAATGATTGGATACAAAACCCCGCGTCAATGCTGCCCTCAGGAACTCTGACTAAACTTTACAAAGAGAAGTTACACAGCCATCAATCTAGCGACAATCTGATGAAAGTGTACTTTCCAGATGATTTTATTGGCGGTTTTATAGAACATGATATACCAATGGAAATTGATAAGTATTTAGACCGTACGATGCACGATATCATAAAAAAATACTATCCAGGTGAGGACTATTCTGGACACGTGCTACATACTTTGGCCTATCATTTTACACAAAAGTCGCTAGAAAAAAGAGAGGAGAAAGTTGGCCCATTGCAACTAAAGGAGATAGGACAGGGATTATCTGATTTTTCTAAATCAAATGGATTAAACCTTGACCACAAACTCGTAAAAGAATTAAGTGAAGAATTTTTCAAAGTGCAGAATATGGCATACGAGCATCAAGCCTCTTTGCGAATGGGTATCTAG
- a CDS encoding queuosine precursor transporter, whose translation MIYITFLMAATIMAYKLVDVFGVIEPGSTLIYTFTFFLGNIYAELYGPNYAKKLIWESIITGYIFALLITLVNSFPSPVYWNMYAEFNKVIGHVLRFTNAGIIGYLTSAFLNVYLLTKWKYKLRGKYFWARSLLASSISEGLATFLAGMITFLGMMPTAKILVVMTNAFIFKIGYGLIAVWPATFIAYILKKNEEEITLKPSFNPFYTKN comes from the coding sequence ATGATATATATAACCTTCCTAATGGCTGCAACAATAATGGCTTATAAGTTGGTTGATGTGTTCGGAGTAATTGAACCAGGCTCTACACTTATATATACCTTTACATTCTTTCTTGGAAATATATATGCTGAGCTCTATGGTCCAAATTATGCTAAAAAATTAATATGGGAATCAATAATAACAGGCTATATTTTTGCTTTACTTATAACATTAGTTAATTCTTTTCCCTCTCCTGTTTATTGGAATATGTATGCAGAATTTAATAAAGTAATTGGGCATGTATTACGATTTACAAATGCTGGTATCATTGGATATTTAACAAGTGCTTTTTTAAATGTTTATTTATTAACTAAGTGGAAATACAAATTAAGAGGAAAATATTTTTGGGCCAGAAGTCTTTTAGCTTCCTCAATTAGTGAGGGACTGGCCACATTTTTAGCCGGTATGATTACTTTTTTAGGCATGATGCCAACGGCAAAAATTTTAGTTGTTATGACCAACGCGTTTATATTTAAAATTGGATACGGCTTAATAGCAGTTTGGCCTGCAACATTTATTGCATATATTTTAAAGAAAAACGAAGAAGAAATCACTCTAAAGCCTTCTTTTAACCCGTTTTATACCAAAAATTAA
- a CDS encoding asparaginase, giving the protein MKNNLKTIGVIELGGTINCISVDPISEFYKGPKGSLSSFIERLKIGEDVTLIIEKFSQLISHEITIKILIELADRIQFLLDKNKFDGIVVTAGTNALEDIAYFIGLVVKSIKPIVFTGANYPQNSLSFDGERNLLNAISIASSNYARKLGVLVTFNDHVVTARDATKNAPGLISSFAVDGVGVIGHVIGGQFVLKSKPLYRHTYQSELSIRGQNSLPKVSIIYAHLGMDESLIEASIVSGVSGIVSAGFGKGYQSTQISLALNKAVQSGIPVVRCSRSGCSYTNIDRAHEEKYGFIVAKGLSPHKSSLLLSLALIMTRSIERIQQVFEEY; this is encoded by the coding sequence ATGAAGAATAATCTAAAGACCATTGGAGTAATTGAATTAGGTGGCACTATTAACTGCATTAGTGTTGATCCTATTTCAGAGTTTTACAAAGGGCCAAAAGGTTCTTTATCTTCTTTTATTGAGCGGCTCAAAATTGGAGAAGATGTTACACTAATCATAGAAAAATTTTCTCAACTAATTAGTCATGAGATTACCATTAAAATTCTTATTGAGTTAGCTGATAGAATTCAATTTCTACTTGATAAGAATAAGTTTGATGGAATTGTGGTGACAGCAGGTACTAACGCTCTTGAGGATATAGCTTATTTTATAGGATTAGTGGTTAAGTCTATCAAACCTATCGTTTTTACAGGAGCAAATTATCCTCAAAATAGCCTATCTTTTGATGGAGAAAGAAATTTACTGAATGCAATTAGTATTGCAAGCTCTAATTATGCCAGGAAATTAGGGGTATTAGTAACCTTTAATGATCATGTGGTTACGGCACGTGATGCTACAAAAAACGCACCTGGATTAATTAGTAGTTTTGCTGTAGACGGAGTGGGAGTAATTGGTCATGTAATTGGTGGTCAATTTGTTTTAAAGTCAAAACCCCTTTACAGACATACTTATCAAAGTGAATTGTCTATTCGAGGACAAAATAGTTTACCAAAAGTCTCAATTATTTATGCGCACTTGGGTATGGATGAATCTTTGATTGAAGCTTCCATAGTTTCAGGGGTATCCGGTATTGTAAGTGCGGGGTTTGGTAAAGGGTATCAATCAACTCAAATATCGCTTGCCTTAAACAAGGCTGTTCAATCAGGTATTCCTGTCGTAAGATGCTCTCGCTCTGGGTGTAGTTATACCAACATTGATCGAGCACATGAAGAAAAATATGGTTTTATTGTAGCAAAAGGGTTATCGCCACATAAATCAAGTCTCTTGTTATCACTTGCACTAATTATGACGAGGAGTATTGAGAGAATACAACAAGTGTTTGAGGAATATTGA
- a CDS encoding SOS response-associated peptidase family protein, with translation MNEKTIKQPYYITRSNNKFMAVAAIWETFKPEPKIIITSCCVLMTAPNELIG, from the coding sequence ATGAATGAAAAAACCATCAAACAGCCCTACTACATTACCCGTTCCAATAACAAATTTATGGCCGTTGCCGCCATTTGGGAAACCTTTAAACCAGAACCTAAGATTATCATTACTTCCTGTTGTGTATTAATGACAGCGCCTAATGAGTTAATCGGTTAA
- a CDS encoding ketopantoate reductase family protein — MIVTVIGSGAIGKFYGGLFVLAGHHVCYLERTDFTFLQEQKYYEIELPDGCVIQVPPSQIENDYNLLPKSDLIIIALKTTENHLIEKLLPSALKQESKILLLQNGIGNEEYLSTFIKNYSIVCGVTTTGATRIKPGYIKIKHLGELKLAPFIKQNAASCEYINQSLVRANLSNTLCPHIQLFENHRALRWTKLLWNTPFSSLSLILNLSVDALATQKQYQDIIRSMMREVCLVAREDGVEIENNIEKLIALTATLKGFYPSMYYDFKMNKPIESQYIIFNVIDYAQSHQLHLPLLSLTYEKLMLLEEKKQWFSPIERSNIISLLKSKGRVRGAKEMD; from the coding sequence ATGATAGTTACAGTGATTGGCTCGGGGGCGATTGGAAAATTTTATGGCGGGTTGTTCGTCTTAGCAGGGCATCACGTGTGCTATCTTGAACGCACTGATTTCACATTCTTACAAGAACAAAAATACTATGAAATTGAACTGCCTGATGGTTGCGTGATACAAGTGCCCCCTAGCCAGATTGAAAATGATTACAATTTACTCCCCAAATCCGATCTCATTATCATTGCATTAAAAACAACTGAAAACCATTTAATTGAAAAACTTCTTCCTTCAGCATTAAAACAAGAAAGTAAAATTCTTCTTTTGCAGAACGGCATCGGTAATGAAGAGTACTTATCTACTTTTATTAAAAATTATTCAATTGTTTGTGGCGTAACTACCACCGGCGCTACCAGGATAAAGCCCGGATATATCAAGATTAAGCATCTTGGTGAATTAAAGCTGGCTCCTTTTATTAAACAGAATGCAGCTTCATGTGAATATATAAACCAATCATTGGTACGAGCTAACCTTTCCAATACCCTTTGTCCCCACATACAACTTTTTGAAAACCATCGTGCCCTTCGCTGGACGAAGTTATTGTGGAACACACCTTTTAGTAGTTTATCTCTAATACTTAATTTGTCAGTTGATGCACTCGCTACTCAAAAGCAATACCAAGATATTATTCGATCGATGATGCGGGAAGTTTGTTTGGTAGCAAGAGAAGATGGAGTAGAGATTGAAAACAATATTGAAAAATTAATCGCGCTGACAGCAACGCTAAAAGGATTTTATCCTAGCATGTATTATGATTTTAAAATGAATAAGCCAATCGAGTCCCAATATATTATATTTAATGTCATAGATTACGCCCAATCACACCAGTTGCATTTGCCCCTATTATCTTTAACTTATGAAAAACTAATGTTACTGGAAGAAAAGAAGCAGTGGTTTAGTCCAATTGAGCGAAGTAACATTATTTCCTTACTCAAAAGCAAAGGAAGGGTAAGGGGAGCAAAAGAAATGGATTAG
- a CDS encoding EAL domain-containing protein, producing MKKITIKDQLKLDCELCETNLKFDFTFAFQPIVDVNNEEIFAYEALVRGLKGEGAEEVLSKVNDTNRYRFDQECRIRSIFLAQKLGMKECISINFLPNAIYSPELCIRTTIAAAEKANFPLGKIIFEVTESEQIHDPQKLLTIFQYYKNRGFATAIDDFGAGYAGLGLLTDFQPNFIKIDIKLVRNIHSSEVKQAMVRGIILTAKLLNIRIIAEGIETAEEARWFKENGISIMQGFYFAKPGFECLPKVTNWSLT from the coding sequence TTGAAAAAAATAACTATAAAGGATCAACTAAAACTTGACTGTGAGTTATGTGAAACTAATCTCAAATTTGATTTTACCTTCGCTTTCCAACCCATCGTTGACGTTAATAATGAAGAAATTTTTGCATACGAGGCTTTAGTTCGAGGATTAAAAGGAGAAGGAGCAGAAGAGGTCCTTTCTAAAGTTAACGATACAAATCGTTATCGATTTGATCAAGAATGCCGTATACGAAGTATTTTTCTTGCTCAAAAACTAGGGATGAAGGAATGTATTTCAATTAATTTTTTACCAAATGCAATTTACTCGCCTGAATTATGTATAAGAACTACTATAGCCGCCGCAGAAAAAGCAAATTTTCCTTTAGGAAAAATTATTTTCGAAGTGACTGAAAGTGAACAAATTCATGACCCCCAAAAGTTACTTACTATTTTTCAATATTATAAAAACCGGGGTTTTGCAACTGCTATTGACGACTTTGGTGCGGGATATGCCGGTCTTGGTTTGCTTACTGATTTTCAACCCAATTTTATTAAAATTGATATTAAGTTGGTTCGTAATATTCATTCTAGCGAAGTGAAACAAGCTATGGTTAGAGGAATTATTTTAACTGCAAAACTACTAAACATAAGAATTATTGCTGAAGGTATAGAAACAGCAGAAGAAGCTCGCTGGTTTAAAGAAAATGGGATTTCAATTATGCAAGGGTTTTATTTTGCAAAACCAGGATTTGAGTGTCTTCCCAAAGTAACTAATTGGAGTTTAACTTAA